The Vidua macroura isolate BioBank_ID:100142 chromosome 29, ASM2450914v1, whole genome shotgun sequence genome segment CCCCCAAACGTGCCCAgtttggggtgcagggaccCCAGATttccatttttggggtgtcccccctTGCCCGGTGTCCCCGTGGCCCCGCGGTGGCAGCGGGGGGGTCACGGGGGTCCCACCCCGACCCCCCCCCGGACCCCAAAGTGACACGAGGGACACGAGGGGGGTGACGGGcacggggacagccctggggacacttggggggacacgggggtggctCGGGGGGGCACGGTGGGGACATGAGGGGGActtggggacagccagggatggTTGAAGGAGACTcaggtggcactgggggacagggaggtcacccagggtggcacaggtggcacaggtggcacagtGACACAGGCCACACAGGTGACATAGGGatggtgacacaggtgacaatTGGTGACACAGGTGaaacaggtgacacaggtgacaatTGGTGACAATTGGTGACAaagggacagtgacacaggtgacacaggtgacaatTGGTGACAATTGGTGACAAttggtgacacagtgacagtgacacagggacagtgacacagggacggtgacacagggacagtgacacagtgacagtgacacaggtgacacagggatggtgacacaggtgacacaggtgacaatTGGTGACAATTGGTGACACAGGGACGGTGACACAGGTCAcacaggtgacagtgacagtgacacaggtcacacaggtcacacagtgacacagggacagtgacacaggtcacacaggtcacacagtgacacagggatggtgacacaggtgacacaggtgacaatTGGTGACAAttggtgacacagtgacagtgacacagtgacacaggtgacacagggacagggtggccGCGATGTCACCGGTGCCACCCGCGGGGGACGCGGGCGGTGGTGACGTCACCGGTGTGTCACACTGCTTGGTGACAGTGCCGGTGACGTCACACGGGGACGATGACGTCACCGCTGGTGTCGCACCCGGAGCGTGGGATGTCACACCTGTTTGATGACGTCAGTTGTGACGTCACACGCGGTCGGTGACATCACACCGACAGACAAGGCCGCTGCTGACGTCACTGTGGTCACTGCTGATGTCACACCCGCCGCTGACGTCACCACCAGTGCCACACCAGCCCCCGCCACACTGCCCGTGACGTCACGCGTCCGCCCCGCCCCCAGGCGATGTCACCGCGTCACCCCCGAGTCCCTgccccccccgtgtcccctccctgccccccccgtgtccccccccgtgtcccctccctgcccgaCCCGCGCGCGCCGCGACCCCGCCCACCACCGTGACGTCACGGCGCCTCCGGGTTTCCCCGCTTCCGGGGGCGGGGCCTGAGGGACCGGAAGGGAACCCTGTGGAACCCTGCGGggaccccacagagaccccacaAAGATCCTATAGAGATCCTATGGAACCCCACAGAGATCCCATAGAGATCCTATGGAACCCCATAGAGATCCTATCGaaccccacagagaccccacagaggccccacagagaccccacagagaccccatAGAGACCCCATAGGGATCCCATAgagaccccacagagaccccacagagaccccacagAGGCCCCATAGAGACCCCACAGAGAGAGACCCTACAGAGACCCCATAGAGACCTACAGAGACCCCATAGGGATCCTACAGGAACCCTATAGAGACCCCACAAAGACCCTGTGGAACCCCACAGAGACCCTATAGGGATCCTGTAGAGACCCCATGGAAGcccacagagaccccacagagacccTACAGAGACCCTATAGGGATCCTATAGAAACCCTATACAGGTCCTACAGAGACGCTATGGAACCCTATAGAGACCCCACATAGATCCTACAGGGATCCTATAGAGACCCTATAGGGATCCTGTAGAGACCTCATGGAAGCCCACAGAGACCCCATAGAGACCCTACAGAGACCCTATAGGGATCCTATAgagaccccacagagacccTATGGAACCCCGTGGACCCCATTGTCACCCCCCACGCCGCCCCCACAGCCCCAAACCGCCCCGAGTGTCCCCAGAGGGACCCCAAGGGGACCCCAAAAAGAGAGGAaccccaaaatgaccccaaagTGACCCCAAAAGAACCCCAAGATCACAGAGCGCCCCTGTTCATACAAAACCCCTTTATTGGGGGGTCGGGGCAGCACCCCAGGGTGGGGGGCACccctggggggagggggggacacTGAAGGGTCCCAGCAGGAccggggggggctgggggcacccaTGGGTGGGGGGGGTCTCAATCCCTCCCTGGGGGGGGTCATCACCCCTTTGGGGGGCAGGACCCCAAAGCGGGGTCAGGGAACACTTTTAGGGTCAAGGGAGGACCCAAGGCGGGTTTGGGGTGACACCCCAAGGTGGGTGGGGGGCACCCATGGGTGGGGGGGTCTGAATCcccctgggggggggggtctcagcTTCTAATGGGGGGGTCAGGACCCCCAGGTGGGATCAGGACCCCAAAGCGGGATCGAGGCACACATttagggctgggacaggacccAAGCTGAGTTTGGGGTGACACCCCAAGGTGGGTGGGGGGCACCCATGGGTGGGGGGCTCAATccccccggggggggggggggtctcagcCCCTCAGGAGGGTTCAGAACCTTCAGGGGGGGTCAGGACCCCAAAGGGGGATCAGGGCACACATttagggctgggacaggacccAAGGCGGGTTTGGGGTGGCACCCCAAGGTGGGCGGGGGGCACCCATGGGTGGGGGGCTcagcggcggccgcgctgcTTCATGTGCTGCACGAAGTAGTCGTTGCAGGCGATGGTCAGCCCGGCCACCAGCGAGAAGAAGCCCTGGAAGCCAACGCGGCCATCGCGGCTCTGCTCCACGTCCCGCAGGATCCGCTCCAGGGCCTGGGGGTCCCGCTGGTTCTGGGGGAACGGGGAAAAAGGGTCAGATCCTAAATGGGAACGGGGTCAGACCCTAAATGGGAATGGGGTCAGACCCTAAATGGGAACAGGGTCAGATCCTAAATGGGAACAGGGTCAGACCATAATGGGAACGGGGTCAGATCCTAAATGGGAACGGGGTCAGATCCCAAATGGGAACAGGGTCAGACCCTAAATGGGAACAGGGTCCCGCAGGATCCGCTCCAGGGCGTGGGGGTCCCACTGGTTCTgggggaacgggaacggggtCAGACCATAATGGGAACGGGGTCAGGCCCTAAATGGGAATGGGGTCCTGCAGGATCCGCTCCAGGGCCTGGGGGTCCCGCTGGTTCTGGGGGAACGGGGAAAAAGGGTCAGATCCTAAATGGGAACGGGGTCAGACCCTAAATGGGGACGGGGTGAGATCCTAAATGGGAATGGGGTCAGATCCCACATGGGAACGGGGTCAGACCCTAAATGGGAACGGGGTCAGACCCTAAATGGGAATGGGGTCAGATCCTAAATGGGAACAGGGTCAGGCCCTAAATGGGAACAGGGTCAGGCCCTAAATGGGAACGGGGTCCCGCAGGATCCGCTCCAGGGCCTGGGGGTCCCGCTGGTTCTgggggaacgggaacggggtCAGACCATAATGGGAACGGGGTCAGACCCTAAATGGGAATGGGGTGAGATCCTAAATGGGAATGGGGTGAGATCCTAATTGGGAATGGGGTCAGACCCTAAATGGGAATGGGGTCAGATCCTAAATGGGAACAGGGTCAGACCCTAAATGGGAACAGGGTCAGACCCTAAATGGGAACAGGGTCAGACCCTAAATGGGAACGGGGTCAGACCCTAAATGGGAATGGGGTCAGATCCTAAATGGGAACAGGGTCAGACCCTAAATGGGAACAGGGTCAGATCCTAAATGGGAACGGGGTCAGACCCTAAATGGGAACACGGTCAGATCCCACATGGGAATGGGGTCAGACCCTAAATGGGAATGGGGTCAGATCCTAAATGGGAACAGGGTCCCACAGGATCCGCTCCAGGGCGTGGGGGTCCCGCTGGTTCTGGGGGAACAGGAACGGGGTCAGATCCCAAATGGGAACGGGGTCAGACCCTAAATGGGAACAGGGTCAGACCCTAAATGGGAACAGGGTCAGACCCTAAATGGGAACGGGGTCAGACCCTAAATGGGAATGGGGTCAGATCCTAAATGGGAACAGGGTCAGACCCTAAATGGGAACAGGGTCAGATCCTAAATGGGAACGGGGTCAGACCCTAAATGGGAACACGGTCAGATCCCACATGGGAATGGGGTCAGACCCTAAATGGGAATGGGGTCAGATCCTAAATGGGAACAGGGTCCCACAGGATCCGCTCCAGGGCGTGGGGGTCCCGCTGGTTCTGGGGGAACAGGAACGGGGTCAGATCCCAAATGGGAACGGGGTCAGACCCTAAATGAGAATGGGGTCAGATCCTAAATGGGAATGGGGTCAGATCCTAAATGGGAACGGGGTGAGATCCTAAATGGGAACAGGGTCAGACCCTAAATGGGAACAGGGTCAGACCCTAAATGGGAATGGGCTCAAATCCTAAATGGGAACAGGGTCAGATCCCACATGGGAACGGGGTCAGATCCTAAATGGGAATGGGGTCAGACCCTAAATGGGAACGGGGTCGGTCCCTCAGGATCTGATCCAGGTCATTGGGGTCCTGCTGGTTCTGGTAGAAAAATGGGtgaaaaacggggaaaaacgggggaaaatgggggaaaatggggggaaagagTCAGATCCTAAATGGGAACAGGGTCAGATCCCACACTGCTCCACATCCCACAGGATCTGATCCCAGGGTTTTATGGAATCGAGTCCCAGCATTTATGGGATCCAATCCCAGGGTCCTATAGGGTTTGATGCCACGGTTTATGGGATCCCATCCCAAGGTTTATGGGGTCTGATCCCGGTGTTCTCTAGCTCCCCCTGAGCTCCCCCTGTTCCATCCCATCGATGCcatcccacagatcccatcttatggatcccatcccatggatcccatcccatggctcACACAGatcccatcccactgatcccatccGATGGATCCCATAGATGACATCCCATGGACCCCATCCCACAGATCCCATAgaccccatcccatggatcccacctCATGGATCCCATAGGTCCCACCCCATAGatcccatcccactgatcccatcccatggatcgCATAGGTCCCACCCCAtagatcccatcccatggatcccatcccatggatcccataGATCCCATCCCATAGatcccaccccatggatcccatcccatggatcccataGATGACATCCCATGGACCCCATCCCACAGATCCCATAGATCCCATCCCAtagatcccatcccatggatcccatagaccccatcccatggatcccatcccactgatcccatcccatggatcccataGATCCCACCCCACTGATCCCACCCCAtagatcccatcccatggatcccaccccatAGATCCCATCCCACggatcccaccccatcccacgGCCCCCGGGCCCCCCGTGCCGTGCCCACCTCCAGGAACCCCGGGAACTCCTTGTCCATGAGCGCCCT includes the following:
- the S100A10 gene encoding protein S100-A10; protein product: MPSQLEHAMETLMFTFHKYAGDKEHLAKEDLRALMDKEFPGFLENQRDPQALERILRDVEQSRDGRVGFQGFFSLVAGLTIACNDYFVQHMKQRGRR